The Malus domestica chromosome 06, GDT2T_hap1 genome has a segment encoding these proteins:
- the LOC103438667 gene encoding ribonuclease TUDOR 2, with translation MASSTASTGWYRGRVKAVPSGDSLVVMALTANKTGPPPERTITLSSLMAPKLARRDGQDEPFAWGSREFLRKLCIGKEVAFRVDYVVQQIGREFGSVFLGDKNLAMLVVAEGWAKVKEGKQGPQKAEASPYIAELLRLQEQARTEGLGLHSKVPGAGEASKRNLPPSAIGNSGNLDAVSLLAENKGRPMECIVEQVRDGSTVRAYLLPDFQFVQVFVAGIQAPSVGRRPITSDIVAEPETTSDKTNGDVSSEPRAPLTSAQRILASTASSVEVAADPFALEAKHFTEIRVLHRDVRIVLEGNDKFSNLIGSVYYPDGDSAKDLALELVENGYAKYVEWSASTLEDDVKRRLKTAELQAKKSKLRIWTNYTAPPTNSKAIHNQNFTGKVVEVVSGDCVIVADDSVPFGSPLAERRVNLSSIRCPKMGNPRREEKPAPYAREAKEFLRTRLIGRQVNVQMEYSRKVSPGEGAAATSGPADSRVMDFGTVLLASPTKAEGDDTPAPASSATASQQAGVNVAELVVSRGFGTVIKHRDFEERSNYYDALMSAEARATAGKKGLHSAKESPVMHITDLTVASAKKARDFFPFLQKRRKIPAVVEYVLSGHRFKLLIPKETCSIAFAFSGVRCPGREEPYSEEAIAFMRRRIMQRDVEIEVETVDRTGTFLGSLWESKTNVAVALVEAGLAKYQNSFGGEIPDGHLLEKAEESAKRQKLKIWENYVEGEEVPNGSAVDNTKQKEVLKVAVTEVLGSGKFYVQTVGDQKIASIQQQLASLNLQEAPVIGAYNPKKGDIVLAQFSADNSWNRAMIVNAPRGAVESPKDKFEVFYMDYGNQEVVPYSQIRPLDPSVSSAPGLAQLCSLAYVKVPALEEDFGQEAAEYLSEHTLNSANEFRAMIEERDLSGGKVKGQGTGPVLLVTLVAVDAEISVNAAMLQEGLARLEKMKKRETKERKTAIENLEKFQEEARTDRRGMWRYGDIQSDDEDVPPVRKAAAAGKR, from the exons ATGGCATCATCAACAGCTTCCACAGGATGGTACAGAGGGAGAGTGAAGGCTGTGCCTTCAGGGGACTCCTTGGTTGTCATGGCCCTCACAGCCAACAAGACCGGACCCCCACCGGAAAGAACCATCACTCTGTCATCCCTTATGGCTCCAAAACTG GCTCGTAGAGATGGCCAGGATGAGCCATTTGCATGGGGCAGCAGGGAGTTTCTGAGGAAACTCTGCATAGGAAAG GAGGTGGCTTTCAGAGTGGACTATGTTGTACAACAGATAGGGCGTGAATTCGGCTCGGTTTTCCTTGGTGACAAGAATCTTGCGATGCTGGTTGTTGCTGAAGGCTGGGCAAAG GTCAAGGAGGGTAAGCAAGGTCCACAGAAAGCAGAAGCAAGTCCTTACATTGCAGAGCTGCTACGTCTCCAAGAGCAAGCTAGGACCGAGGGCCTTGGTCTTCATAGCAAG GTTCCTGGTGCTGGTGAAGCATCCAAAAGGAATCTACCTCCCTCTGCTATCGGGAATTCTGGCAACTTAGATGCCGTGAGTCTGTTGGCTGAAAATAAGGGCAGGCCAATGGAATGTATTGTCGAGCAGGTTCGGGATGGAAGCACAGTTAGGGCCTACTTGCTTCCGGATTTTCAGTTTGTCCAAGTATTCGTTGCAGGAATTCAG GCCCCATCGGTGGGAAGGAGACCTATAACATCAGACATAGTTGCTGAACCAGAAACAACTTCCGATAAAACAAATGGGGATGTTTCTTCTGAACCTCGAGCCCCTCTAACTTCTGCTCAAAGGATTCTAGCTTCAACAGCATCATCTGTTGAAGTTGCCGCTGATCCATTTGCATTAGAAGCTAAACATTTTACAGAAATTCGTGTGTTGCATAGAGAT GTCCGCATCGTTCTGGAAGGCAATGACAAGTTCAGTAATTTGATTGGGTCAGTATATTACCCTGATGGGGACTCGGCGAAAGACTTGGCCCTGGAGCTTGTTGAAAAT GGTTATGCCAAATACGTTGAATGGAGTGCAAGCACACTGGAAGACGATGTGAAGCGGCGGCTGAAGACTGCAGAGcttcaagcaaagaaaagcaaGTTGAGGATTTGGACAAACTACACAGCCCCACCTACAAATTCAAAAGCAATTCATAACCAGAATTTCACAGGAAAG GTTGTGGAGGTTGTAAGTGGGGACTGTGTGATTGTCGCTGATGATTCTGTTCCATTTGGCAGTCCACTGGCAGAGAGGCGAGTTAATCTTTCAAGTATTAGGTGTCCGAAAATGGGCAATCCTCGTAGAGAAGAAAAGCCGGCTCCATATGCTCGTGAAGCCAAAGAGTTCCTGAGAACACGCCTCATTGGACGTCAA GTAAATGTTCAAATGGAGTATTCAAGGAAGGTCAGCCCCGGAGAGGGAGCTGCGGCTACTTCTGGACCTGCCGATTCCAGGGTAATGGATTTTGGAACAGTTTTGCTTGCATCTCCTACTAAGGCTGAGGGTGATGACACCCCAGCACCTGCTTCATCTGCGACTGCCAGCCAGCAGGCTGGTGTGAATGTTGCTGAGTTGGTGGTTTCACGTGGCTTTGGCACTGTTATTAAACATCGAGATTTTGAGGAGAGATCAAACTATTATGATGCCCTTATGTCAGCAGAAGCACGTGCTACTGCTGGAAAGAAAGGATTACATTCTGCCAAGGAATCTCCAGTCATGCACATTACAGACTTGACAGTG GCATCAGCAAAGAAAGCCAGGGACTTCTTTCCATTCTTACAGAAAAGGAGGAAAATTCCTGCCGTTGTGGAATATGTCCTCAGTGGGCATCGTTTTAAATTACTGATTCCCAAGGAAACATGCAGCATTGCCTTCGCATTCTCTGGTGTCAGATGTCCCGGGCGTGAGGAGCCATATTCAGAAGAAGCAATTGCATTCATGAGACGAAGAATTATGCAGAGAGATGTTGAG ATTGAAGTCGAGACTGTTGATAGAACTGGGACCTTCTTGGGATCTTTATGGGAGTCAAAGACCAATGTGGCGGTTGCCCTCGTTGAAGCTGGCCTTGCAAAATATCAGAATTCCTTTGGCGGTGAAATCCCTGATGGGCACCTTCTTGAAAAAGCTGAGGAATCTGCAAAAAGGCAGAAACTGAAA ATTTGGGAGAACTACGTTGAAGGAGAGGAGGTTCCCAATGGTTCAGCTGTCGACAACACCAAACAGAAAGAAGTGCTAAAG GTAGCGGTGACAGAGGTTTTGGGAAGTGGTAAATTTTATGTTCAGACAGTTGGGGATCAGAAAATTGCCTCTATTCAGCAACAGCTTGCATCTTTGAATCTTCAAGAAGCTCCCGTAATTGGTGCTTATAATCCTAAGAAGGGTGACATTGTCCTTGCTCAGTTTAGTGCAGATAATTCTTGGAACAGAGCAATG ATTGTCAATGCACCTCGAGGAGCTGTGGAATCCCCTAAAGACAAGTTTGAAGTGTTCTATATGGATTATGGTAATCAAGAGGTTGTTCCTTACAGCCAGATACGGCCTCTTGACCCATCAGTTTCCTCTGCACCCGGTCTTGCTCAATTATGCAGCCTTGCATACGTCAAAGTCCCGGCCTTGGAGGAGGACTTTGGTCAAGAAGCAGCAGAGTATCTAAGTGAGCACACATTAAACAGTGCCAATGAATTTAGGGCCATGATTGAGGAAAGGGATCTTTCAGGGGGAAAAGTTAAGGGCCAGGGAACTGGACCAGTGCTTCTTGTAACTCTTGTTGCTGTGGATGCTGAGATCAGTGTGAACGCCGCCATGCTTCAG GAAGGACTTGCAAGGctagagaaaatgaagaaacgTGAAACCAAGGAGAGGAAGACGGCTATTGAGAACTTGGAAAAGTTCCAGGAAGAAGCGAGGACCGATAGGCGGGGGATGTGGCGCTACGGAGACATCCAGTCCGACGATGAGGACGTTCCTCCCGTCAGGAAAGCCGCAGCTGCTGGCAAGCGATGA